In a single window of the Acyrthosiphon pisum isolate AL4f chromosome X, pea_aphid_22Mar2018_4r6ur, whole genome shotgun sequence genome:
- the LOC100161406 gene encoding zinc finger protein OZF-like, whose amino-acid sequence MHSSRVLTIPLIRCDDLVSSRVIKLELIDNTDHTNANQSLQTEPKCENQDEIYPTDAKIKIEKDINGSFEYEGTVKNESHFSELSIHMDSDITSNLSQIKIKRKRLVCDNCAKSFYNKADLIKHILRCTRERFYKSDISDQGFSQAGNLKNHKKLHSGGKWKQCDFCDKRFSRKTDLTVHLRTHTGEKPFTCDMRDKKFSQASNLNTHKKLHSGEELFKCDICDKRLSRASYLKDHKNIHSGEKPYSCDMCDKRYSQASSLYKHKKLHSGEKPIKCDFCDKRFSIKAHLTFHLRKHTGYKPFTCDICDQGFSQAGHFKYHKYMHSGEKPYSCDMCDKRFTQAGNLKNHKKLHSGEKPFKCDFCDKRFCGKTDLTVHLRTHTGEKPFTCDMCDKRFSQASNLNSHKNIHSGEKPYKCDICKKSFTQSGHLKTHKITHTRD is encoded by the exons ATGCACAGTTCTAGAGTGCTGACTATTCCACTTATTAGATGTGATGATCTAGTATCCAGTAGAGTTATTAAACTAGAACTTATTGATAATACAGACCATACAAATGCGAATCAATCATTACAAACGGA acctAAATGTGAAAATCAAGATGAAATATACCCAACGGATgccaaaataaaaatcgaaaaggATATAAATGGCAGTTTTGAGTATGAAGGAACAGTTAAAAACGAATCGCATTTTTCAGAACTATCTATTCATATGGATTCGGACATAACATCAAACTtaagtcaaataaaaatcaaaagaaaaagaCTAGTTTGTGATAATTGtgcaaaatcattttataacaaAGCCGATTTGATTAAACACATATTACGTTGTACAAGAGAAAGGTTCTACAAATCTGATATTTCTGATCAAGGGTTTTCTCAAGCAGGAAAtctgaaaaatcataaaaagttACACAGTGGAGGAAAGTGGAAGCAATGTGATTTCTGTGATAAAAGGTTTTCTAGAAAGACAGATTTAACAGTGCATTTGAGGACACATACTGGAGAAAAGCCATTTACATGTGATATGCGTGATAAAAAGTTTTCTCAAGCATCAAATTTGAATACTCATAAAAAGTTACACAGTGGAGAAGAGTTATTTAAATGTGATATCTGTGATAAAAGACTTTCTCGAGCATCATATTTGAaagatcataaaaatattcatagtgGAGAAAAGCCATATTCGTGTGATATGTGTGATAAAAGATATTCTCAAGCATCAAgtttgtataaacataaaaagttACACAGTGGAGAAAAACCAATTAAATGTGATTTCTGTGATAAAAGGTTTTCTATAAAGGCACATTTAACATTCCATTTGAGGAAACATACTGGATATAAGCCGTTTACATGTGATATTTGTGATCAAGGGTTTTCTCAAGCaggacattttaaatatcataaatatatgcatAGTGGAGAAAAGCCATATTCATGTGATATGTGTGATAAAAGGTTTACTCAAGCaggaaatttgaaaaatcataaaaagttACACAGTGGAGAAAAACCATTTAAATGTGATTTCTGTGATAAAAGGTTTTGTGGAAAGACAGATTTAACAGTGCATTTGAGGACACATACTGGAGAAAAGCCATTTACATGTGATATGTGTGATAAAAGGTTTTCTCAAGCATCAAATTTGAATagtcataaaaatattcatagtgGAGAAAAGCCATACAAATGTGATATCTGTAAAAAAAGCTTTACTCAAAGTGGACATTTAAAAACGCATAAAATAACACATACTCGAGATTAG